DNA from Chitinophaga pendula:
CGCTATTAACGTAAACGATGTCGCATCGATAGAGGTGCTTAAAGACGCCTCTGCTACGGCGCTTTATGGCTCCCGGGGTGCGAACGGAGTGATCGTGGTGACGACGAAGAGGGGGCAGCGCCGTGGAGGTGACGGGTTGGTGACGTATGATAGCTGGGCGGGGGTATCTGATTTTACGCGGATACCTAAGACGCTGAATGCGCAGGATTTGTTTGCGTTGCGTCTGGATGCTTATGCGAACGGTTATATGAAGGATCATCCGACAGCCAATCGCCAGGATTACATTGACAATACGCTCTTGAAATCGAATATTGCTTTTTCTGAGCAGGAGTTTGATACGTATAATAAGAGGAAAAGTTATAACTGGCTGGACCAGGTGACACGTACCGGTTTTCAGCAGAATCATGCGCTGAGTTTTTCCGGCGGTTCTGAGCGGGGGATATTTTATCTAAGTGTTGGATATGCCGGTAATAAGGGTGTGGTGGAGCATACCAAGCAGGATAAATATACCGGACGTTTTAATGCGGAGTACAATGTGAAGAAGTGGTTGAAGGTTGGTACTAATACGGGCTTTACCCGTACGAATGACGGCATCCCTTCTGACGATGTATATGGCAAGGCGCTGAATGCTAATCCGCTGCTCAGTTACGACGGATATCGTGATCCGGCGACGCGGTTTACGCCGAATTATCTGACTATTTATTACCGTTCTCACGGGGAGCAGAACAATAATGACTTCAATCCATTTAACTCATTATTGATCCAGCGTGACCGTTCCCGCAACCGTCTTACCACCTCTAACTATATAGACATTACGCCTATTAAAGGGTTGGATATCCGTTCCAGCTATTCTCTTGACTACGGTGCGCAGGATTGGTTTGAGTTCACGCCGCATAATATCCAGGAGGCGGTACGTCATTATAACGGGGATGCCCGTGCCAAACATGAAAGGTGGAGTGATACTTACTGGCAATGGGACAATACGGTTACGTACAATACTACTATTGCGAATGATCACCGGTTGACGGTGTTGGCGGGAACGAGTACGAGCAAACGTCAGTCTAACTATACGAAAGCGCAAGGGGACCGTTTTGCCAGCGATGATCTATCTTATCACGATCTGGGCGGCGCTGCGGCGATTCCGAAGACGGTGATCGGGTCTGATTTTTATGCCTATACTTTGATGTCTTTTATTGGCCGTGCTAACTACAGCTATAAGGATAAGTATTTCCTAACGGCGACTGCCCGTTACGATGGGTCATCCCGTTTTTCTGAAGGAAATCGCTGGGGTATATTCCCCTCTGTGTCTGCGGCCTGGGATGTGACGAAGGAGGATTTTATGCGGGATGTGACATTGTTCAGCCAGTTGAAGCTACGTGTAGGCTATGGTGTGGTAGGTAACCAGGATATCAACAACTACGCTTTCCAGACCTTGTATGGTTCGAAGATAGATAACGGCAATGCGTTGATCTCTAATGACGGTCGTCGTGGGAATCCGAATATTACCTGGGAGAAACAGAAGCAGAGCAATATCGGTTTGAACATGAGCCTACTCAAATCCAGGTTGACGATCACTGCTGACTTCTTTGATATCAACAATGATAACCTGTTGCTGAACCGTTCGCTAGCCAGCACTACCGGTTATAATCAGCAATGGGAGAATATTGGCCGTGTGAACAACAGGGGTATGGAGTTTTCCGTGACAGGTGATATCATTCAGAAGAAAGATCTTAACTGGACGGTATCCGGTAATATCTCTTTTGATAAGAACAGGGTGACGCGGTTGTATGGTGACCTGACGGCGATCTACAACTTAAACGAAAATTCGATCCAGCGGGAAGGTAACGTGTTCCTGGGGCAGTCGCTGCATACTATTTATACGCTGGTATCCGGTGGTATAGCGCAGGAGTGGAACCGTAAGGAGTGGGAAGGATTGAACTATAATGGTAAGACGGTAGGATTGGGTGATTTGTTTGCCCGGGATATTTCTGGTCCTAACGGGGTGCCTGACGGTGTTGTGGATCAATATGACAGGACGGTGGTTGCGAAGACGGATCCGAAGTTCTACGGCGGATTCTCGACTAATCTCAATTATAAATCTTTCGGGTTGAACGCGATGTTCACTTATTCTTACGGTGCGAAGAAGACCAGTAGTTATTATGAGACGCTGATCAATAGTGTAGGGGAGAGTATGGCCTCTGTGGATCTGTTGAAGCGTTGGACGCCGGAGCATCCGAATACGAATATTCCCCGTGTGATAGCGAACACGAGCTACAACCGGTATAATCCATCTGATCTTGATTATGCGTTGCAGGACGCCTCTTTCCTGCGGTTGTCGGCGGTTACGCTTTCGTATAATTTACCAGCGCGTTTGTTGAGTGCCTGGAAGCTGAACAATCTGCGATTGTATGTTACTGGTTCTAACCTGTTCTGTATTACGCCATATAAGGGTATGGACCCGGAGACCGGTGATTATGGATATCCTCCTATTAAATCGTTTGTATTCGGACTGAATGTAGGTTTTTAACATCAACAACTAGCTTATTATGAAACGCACAATAAAATGGACACTGGTAGTGGGATTTGCACTGTTCACTACCTCCTGTAATAAATTCCTTGATGAGCGGAGTCAGACCAAACTTGATGAGAGCCAGGTGTATTCCGATGTGAACCTGGTGGAGACCAGTTTGAAGGGGCTGTATGCCAGCTGGAAGGCTATCCGTACGGATGAGCAAGGCCTGATTATGATGATGGGTACGGATGAGATCCAGCAAGGAGCTTTCCAGATGAAGGGGGATGCGAATAAGGGTGGGCTGGACCGTTTTGACGGTAACCTGAATGCTACTTTGAATCATCTTACGAATCAATGGAATCTTCGTTGGTTGATTGTGAATGAGGCTGCGAAGATCGTAAAGGGGTTAGGTTCGGGTACGCTGGTACCTGATTCCCGTGAGGCGAAGCTGGTAGGGGAGGCTTCCTTTATCCGCGGTTTTGTGGATTTGCAGTTGGCGATGTATTGGGGGGAAATTCCTATCCGTGATCTGAACCGGGAGGCGGAGTTGGGATTTCGCCGGCAGCCTTTGAAAGATGTATGGGCGTATATCATTGCGGATTTGCAGCGGGCGGCGGATAACTGTCCGAAGAGCAATACGCCGGGCCGTGCGACGGCAGGTGCGGCATGGGCGATGTTGGGCAAGGCA
Protein-coding regions in this window:
- a CDS encoding SusC/RagA family TonB-linked outer membrane protein; translation: MHAKNASKRLCFLLFVIAMLTGTAPLFAQGGKISGNVTDIKGEPLPGVSVKLVGTKTGMVTDTRGAFELSTSGDKGTLEFSFLGFETQAVSFSGQSALHIKMQQATANVDEVVVVGARMKRSDLTGAVATVDSKKLLERPATNINQALQGNAAGVFVSNGTRPSDDASIRIRGINTINAGSSPIYVVDGVIMENNQGGFNAINVNDVASIEVLKDASATALYGSRGANGVIVVTTKRGQRRGGDGLVTYDSWAGVSDFTRIPKTLNAQDLFALRLDAYANGYMKDHPTANRQDYIDNTLLKSNIAFSEQEFDTYNKRKSYNWLDQVTRTGFQQNHALSFSGGSERGIFYLSVGYAGNKGVVEHTKQDKYTGRFNAEYNVKKWLKVGTNTGFTRTNDGIPSDDVYGKALNANPLLSYDGYRDPATRFTPNYLTIYYRSHGEQNNNDFNPFNSLLIQRDRSRNRLTTSNYIDITPIKGLDIRSSYSLDYGAQDWFEFTPHNIQEAVRHYNGDARAKHERWSDTYWQWDNTVTYNTTIANDHRLTVLAGTSTSKRQSNYTKAQGDRFASDDLSYHDLGGAAAIPKTVIGSDFYAYTLMSFIGRANYSYKDKYFLTATARYDGSSRFSEGNRWGIFPSVSAAWDVTKEDFMRDVTLFSQLKLRVGYGVVGNQDINNYAFQTLYGSKIDNGNALISNDGRRGNPNITWEKQKQSNIGLNMSLLKSRLTITADFFDINNDNLLLNRSLASTTGYNQQWENIGRVNNRGMEFSVTGDIIQKKDLNWTVSGNISFDKNRVTRLYGDLTAIYNLNENSIQREGNVFLGQSLHTIYTLVSGGIAQEWNRKEWEGLNYNGKTVGLGDLFARDISGPNGVPDGVVDQYDRTVVAKTDPKFYGGFSTNLNYKSFGLNAMFTYSYGAKKTSSYYETLINSVGESMASVDLLKRWTPEHPNTNIPRVIANTSYNRYNPSDLDYALQDASFLRLSAVTLSYNLPARLLSAWKLNNLRLYVTGSNLFCITPYKGMDPETGDYGYPPIKSFVFGLNVGF